A genomic window from Camelina sativa cultivar DH55 chromosome 2, Cs, whole genome shotgun sequence includes:
- the LOC104753361 gene encoding uncharacterized protein LOC104753361: MWTALFATGAFGIWSEKTKIGSAMSGALVSTLIGLAASNLGIISSEAPAFSVMMNFLLPLAVPLLLFRADLRRVIQSTGKLLFAFLIGSFATTVGTVLAYLLVPMKSLGSDSWKIAAALMGRHIGGAGNYIAIAKALNVSPSVIAAGLAADSVICALYFMSLFALASKIPAESAQAESTSDDGVMVNKSRDKITVIQMATGIVVSLAICKAATAFTTYFGISGGSLPAITAIVVVLATIFPSQFDHLAPSGEAMALVLMQVFFAVLGASGNIRSVISTGPSIFMFALLQIVIHLGVLLGIGKVMKIELRLLLLASNANVGGPTTAAGMATEKGWSSLIVPGILVGIFGIAIATFLGIVFGVKVLKFM; encoded by the exons ATGTGGACTGCTCTCTTCGCCACTGGAGCTTTCGGTATTTG GTCGGAAAAGACAAAAATAGGAAGTGCGATGAGCGGTGCACTAGTGAGCACTCTAATAGGACTTGCAGCTAGCAATTTAGGGATCATTTCTTCAGAAGCTCCTGCTTTCTCTGTAATGATGAACTTCTTGCTCCCGTTAGCTGTTCCTCTGCTTTTGTTTAGAGCAGATCTTCGCCGTGTGATTCAATCTACTGGAAAacttctctttgcttttctcATCGGATCAT TTGCTACAACGGTTGGGACGGTTTTGGCTTACTTACTCGTACCGATGAAATCGCTTGGTTCGGATAGTTGGAAAATAGCAGCTGCTCTTATGGGAAGACATATTGGTggag CTGGAAACTACATTGCTATAGCGAAAGCTCTCAATGTATCTCCTTCAGTGATAGCTGCTGGACTTGCTGCTGATAGTGTTATATGCGCGTTATATTTCATGTCATTGTTTGCTTTAGCCTCTAAGATACCCGCTGAATCTGCACAAGCAGAAAGTACTAGTG ATGATGGTGTGATGGTTAACAAAAGCAGAGACAAAATTACTGTGATACAAATGGCTACAGGAATAGTTGTGTCCTTAGCTATATGCAAAGCTGCAACTGCTTTCACAACGTACTTTGGGATTTCGGGCGGTAGCTTACCAGCAATAACTGCTATAGTTGTTGTTTTAGCAACTATATTTCCGTCTCAATTCGACCATCTCGCACCATCTGGAGAAGCAATGGCTCTAGTTCTGATGCAG gtGTTCTTTGCAGTGTTGGGAGCAAGTGGAAACATAAGGAGTGTAATAAGCACAGGTCCAAGCATATTTATGTTTGCTTTGTTACAAATAGTAATACATCTTGGGGTGTTACTAGGAATAGGGAAGGTGATGAAGATAGAGCTACGGCTTTTGCTTCTTGCATCAAACGCAAATGTTGGTGGACCAACAACTGCTGCGGGAATGGCTACGGAAAAGGGATGGAGCTCGTTGATAGTTCCCGGGATTCTTGTCGGAATATTTGGGATCGCCATTGCAACTTTCCTAGGGATTGTATTTGGGGTTAAAGTCCTCAAGTTCATGTga